A stretch of the Acidilobus sp. 7A genome encodes the following:
- a CDS encoding radical SAM protein, with product MLRLTFDELAFLMECPATPLTHLSTDSNKIISKKLIQATLYVTRACNLSCIHCYISAGKPLKDELRTHEWLNVIDQLKSLGIEVIYILGGEPLLRSDVFDIISHSASLNVYTAMSTNGTLVNQEVAGKLKESGINEVQVSVDGPNERINSAIRGAGSFQKAINGVRSLLEEGVKTTISYVITELNKDYIGDMVKLAKSLGVKTINFSPVQEFGRAKVNSVMLSRSSAVAVYKELKKLSMNEKDITITVNGFRFYLDDLKGVYGSLIRKGVNGDNYYSCPAGRSRLVIDSNGDVYGCELLMLESFREGNVRRDSLKDIWENGFKIFRERRWEKIRECSACRISSLCQGGCPARAYRNNTLYNKDALCSFGPIT from the coding sequence GTGCTGAGACTAACGTTTGACGAGCTGGCCTTCCTAATGGAATGCCCAGCGACGCCCTTAACCCATTTATCTACTGACAGCAATAAGATCATTAGTAAAAAGCTAATTCAGGCGACGCTGTACGTCACCAGGGCATGTAACCTCAGCTGCATCCACTGCTACATCTCCGCGGGCAAGCCCCTAAAGGACGAGCTTAGGACCCATGAGTGGCTTAACGTCATAGACCAGCTAAAGTCGTTAGGCATTGAGGTAATTTACATCCTGGGCGGTGAGCCCCTGTTAAGAAGTGACGTGTTCGACATCATCTCGCACTCCGCGTCATTAAACGTCTACACCGCCATGAGTACCAATGGCACCTTAGTAAATCAGGAGGTTGCAGGGAAGCTGAAGGAGTCAGGGATCAACGAGGTCCAGGTGAGCGTTGACGGCCCGAACGAGAGGATAAACAGCGCGATAAGGGGCGCTGGGTCATTTCAAAAGGCCATCAACGGGGTCAGAAGCCTCTTAGAGGAAGGGGTTAAAACCACTATAAGTTATGTAATAACGGAGCTCAACAAGGACTACATAGGTGACATGGTCAAGCTAGCCAAGAGCCTCGGCGTGAAGACTATAAACTTCAGCCCCGTGCAGGAGTTTGGAAGGGCGAAGGTAAACAGCGTAATGCTGTCAAGGAGCTCAGCAGTAGCTGTTTATAAAGAATTAAAGAAATTAAGTATGAACGAGAAAGACATAACCATAACAGTTAACGGCTTCAGGTTTTACCTAGATGACTTAAAGGGTGTTTACGGGTCGCTTATAAGGAAGGGGGTAAACGGCGATAACTATTACTCTTGTCCTGCGGGGAGGTCAAGACTGGTTATAGACTCAAATGGCGACGTCTACGGCTGTGAGCTACTGATGTTGGAAAGCTTTAGGGAAGGCAACGTGAGAAGGGACAGCCTAAAGGACATATGGGAAAACGGCTTTAAGATTTTCAGGGAAAGGAGGTGGGAAAAGATAAGGGAGTGCAGCGCGTGCAGGATCTCCTCGTTATGTCAGGGAGGCTGTCCAGCTAGGGCGTATAGAAATAACACCCTGTATAATAAGGACGCGCTCTGCTCGTTCGGCCCTATAACGTAA
- a CDS encoding MFS transporter, whose protein sequence is MDREKVSSAAGLAQAVAIIVTLTFSVRASNNVLQTTVPLLAKFDLTYTQLEVGLLMATMSASALMAALVNSRVSVTARRRLFILFSALYALSLFTFTFSNRVSVLAYVSLAGVSYGFIFPNIMTAAQLFPDQRLRERVIAAYTLALAISLIAGPALESLVLAHFPLRLSFLFFTPLGIIVAALSPLVRFPREPGKRREDRGKGPSVWSRVGFRIGIYTFLVYSAPTAVLLTFGGIFVREAFHAPYWLVTLIFAAFFTASFLTRVLLLTRPIGRLIPYVITMMSISLAGLTLVAISRSLLLYVVAFSVLGVPHGLGMPLAMISISRSFPEEERNRANSYFTSTMMAMQIAMPLVGGLALRYTGFRALMLYTIPAVLFLLLLTLWERAKLGPAPGSVGPRSPPVGPA, encoded by the coding sequence ATGGACAGGGAAAAGGTCAGCTCCGCCGCGGGCCTGGCACAGGCAGTGGCCATCATAGTCACTTTGACGTTTTCGGTGAGGGCAAGTAACAACGTGCTGCAGACCACTGTCCCGCTCCTCGCGAAGTTCGACCTGACGTACACACAGCTCGAGGTCGGCCTGCTCATGGCCACCATGTCCGCCTCCGCCCTCATGGCCGCGCTCGTTAACAGCAGGGTGAGCGTCACAGCCCGCAGGCGCCTCTTCATCCTGTTCAGCGCACTTTACGCGCTCAGCCTCTTCACTTTCACCTTCTCAAACAGGGTGTCTGTCCTGGCCTACGTCTCGCTTGCGGGGGTCAGCTATGGGTTCATCTTCCCGAACATAATGACGGCTGCCCAGCTCTTCCCTGACCAGAGGCTCAGGGAGAGGGTCATAGCGGCCTACACGCTCGCACTGGCCATCAGCCTGATAGCGGGCCCTGCCCTGGAGTCCCTGGTCCTGGCGCACTTCCCCCTGAGGCTGTCTTTCCTCTTCTTCACGCCGCTCGGCATAATTGTGGCGGCGCTGTCCCCCCTTGTGAGGTTCCCGAGGGAGCCTGGTAAACGCAGGGAGGACAGGGGAAAGGGTCCCTCTGTGTGGTCAAGGGTGGGCTTCAGGATCGGAATTTACACGTTCCTCGTGTACAGCGCGCCGACGGCCGTGCTGCTCACCTTCGGCGGGATATTCGTCAGGGAGGCGTTCCACGCGCCCTACTGGCTCGTAACGCTGATATTCGCTGCCTTCTTCACTGCGTCGTTCCTGACGAGGGTCCTCCTGCTGACCAGGCCCATAGGCAGGCTGATCCCTTACGTGATCACGATGATGTCGATCTCGCTGGCCGGGCTGACGCTCGTAGCAATCAGCAGGAGCCTGCTGCTCTACGTGGTCGCATTCTCCGTGCTGGGCGTACCTCATGGGCTGGGCATGCCGCTGGCCATGATCTCCATAAGCCGCTCCTTCCCTGAGGAGGAGAGGAACAGGGCGAACAGCTACTTCACGTCAACAATGATGGCCATGCAGATAGCCATGCCGCTCGTCGGGGGCCTTGCCCTTAGGTACACAGGGTTCAGGGCCCTGATGCTCTACACGATACCGGCGGTGCTCTTCCTCCTACTGCTCACGCTCTGGGAGCGCGCGAAGCTAGGCCCAGCCCCCGGGTCGGTGGGCCCGAGATCGCCTCCTGTGGGCCCAGCATGA
- a CDS encoding MFS transporter, with amino-acid sequence MGREVGSPAQPQGLRKLGLDFGLISGAEWLIIVAAFLGRFLLQFYQTTIEEIGAAFGMDPFEVGVGFALFTLAFAASAFLMHRLRPSQLRTAEVIALVALGSTMPLYAIIRGVGPAYALMTVDGFITGVVMDSFMTMAGMASLEPGRRQIEQAAFSFWVALALIVAPFTTGLLLGLGIIRLFTMFAILAFAAVPFVLALRGRYALKYMERKGEERGSISSLFRNRQFNWAFVAALGYTMPFFALMSFAVKYGSSIGFSPTTVFYLLAAMFVGDVVTRLYVRLRSPIQNKYPYFVAALAFAAAAGLFLYLSYYVHALYYLAFALAGIPDGIVWPLGLQVANTAFKSGQIASATSFFSSAMMIMSAVMPAVGLLASDGGFGFAGAFLMLEVVTVAFLLAELPLRPQRELSKAVKSA; translated from the coding sequence GTGGGTCGTGAGGTTGGGTCACCGGCCCAGCCCCAGGGGCTGAGGAAGCTGGGGCTGGACTTCGGCCTGATAAGCGGGGCCGAGTGGCTCATAATAGTCGCGGCGTTCCTGGGCAGGTTCCTGCTGCAGTTCTACCAGACCACCATAGAGGAGATAGGCGCTGCCTTTGGCATGGACCCATTTGAGGTGGGAGTAGGGTTCGCGCTGTTCACTTTGGCCTTTGCAGCGTCGGCGTTCCTAATGCACAGGCTCAGGCCCAGCCAGCTCAGGACGGCCGAGGTGATAGCCCTTGTGGCCCTGGGCTCAACCATGCCGCTCTACGCGATAATAAGGGGCGTGGGGCCCGCGTACGCCCTCATGACAGTTGACGGCTTCATCACTGGGGTTGTGATGGACTCCTTCATGACAATGGCAGGGATGGCATCACTTGAGCCCGGCAGGAGGCAGATAGAGCAGGCGGCGTTCTCCTTCTGGGTAGCGCTGGCCCTTATAGTGGCACCCTTCACGACGGGGCTGCTGCTCGGGCTTGGCATAATCAGGCTGTTCACGATGTTCGCCATACTGGCCTTCGCGGCTGTGCCGTTTGTGCTGGCCCTCAGGGGCAGGTATGCCCTCAAGTACATGGAGAGGAAGGGCGAGGAGAGGGGGTCCATATCATCGCTCTTCAGGAACAGGCAGTTCAACTGGGCCTTCGTGGCGGCGCTGGGCTACACGATGCCCTTCTTCGCCCTGATGTCGTTCGCCGTGAAGTATGGGTCGAGCATAGGCTTCTCTCCCACCACGGTCTTCTACCTGCTGGCAGCCATGTTCGTGGGTGACGTGGTGACCAGGCTCTACGTAAGGCTGAGGTCCCCTATACAGAACAAGTACCCGTACTTCGTGGCTGCGCTTGCCTTCGCCGCGGCGGCTGGCCTGTTCCTGTACCTCAGCTACTACGTGCACGCGCTCTACTACCTGGCTTTCGCGCTGGCTGGCATACCTGACGGGATAGTGTGGCCCCTCGGCCTCCAGGTCGCCAACACCGCCTTCAAGTCCGGCCAGATAGCCTCAGCCACGTCGTTCTTCAGCTCAGCCATGATGATAATGTCAGCCGTGATGCCCGCCGTTGGGCTGCTGGCCTCTGACGGAGGGTTTGGGTTCGCTGGCGCGTTCCTGATGCTCGAGGTGGTCACCGTCGCCTTCCTCCTGGCAGAGCTGCCGCTGAGGCCACAGCGCGAGCTGAGTAAAGCAGTAAAGTCAGCGTGA
- a CDS encoding TetR/AcrR family transcriptional regulator, with the protein MLEAAMRVFAEKGYDAASVDEIAAESGVSKGTVFMYFRRKDALVERVALASLPFSEVERVLRKEYNNPEDLLCEVGMAFLNKYRSKELRSLLIMTMAKKDQYSVVGRRLRELCLTTMDRLFERVEAMIGRKIPQPLRRAFFGSLLCYVMWWNYNEVSPEAYCRELVKGLLAAARA; encoded by the coding sequence ATACTTGAAGCCGCCATGAGGGTCTTCGCCGAGAAGGGCTACGACGCGGCCAGCGTCGACGAGATAGCGGCGGAGAGCGGGGTGAGCAAGGGGACCGTATTCATGTACTTCAGGAGGAAGGACGCCCTGGTGGAGCGAGTGGCCCTTGCCTCCCTGCCCTTCAGCGAGGTCGAGAGGGTCCTCAGGAAGGAATATAACAACCCTGAGGACCTGCTTTGCGAGGTGGGGATGGCCTTCCTCAACAAGTACAGGTCTAAGGAGCTCAGGTCCCTGCTTATCATGACCATGGCGAAGAAGGACCAGTATAGCGTGGTGGGCAGGCGGCTCAGGGAGCTCTGCCTCACCACTATGGACAGGCTCTTCGAGAGGGTCGAGGCCATGATAGGGAGGAAAATACCTCAGCCCCTGAGGAGGGCCTTCTTCGGCTCGCTCCTCTGCTACGTGATGTGGTGGAACTACAACGAGGTGTCCCCGGAGGCCTACTGCCGTGAGCTGGTGAAGGGCCTCCTGGCGGCCGCGAGGGCCTGA
- a CDS encoding APC family permease, with amino-acid sequence MAEDLGLKADGELRRALDRRHLLFISMGEAIGASWLFAPLYAASYAGGAALLAWLIAGALVLLIAFTNAEVASAIPKSGGLVRYPHYAFGGFVGFITAWAYLLSKVAVPSAGALTATRYLSFFFPQLYNATTGKLTPLGYLVAYLFLALFVYINYVGVAVVGETVYWIGWLKLAVLTLTAAAMIALAFVPSNFTAGGGFVPTGGTAPYTGWAAVFYAIPSAGVAFAYLGFRQAIEYGGEGKDPSRDVPFAVIMAILIAMSMYVLLQVAFIGAIHWNVIGVNEGAWSALRKSISKAPLLQLFESLKYVVPGMVAFITTWLAVIMVGAVLSQAGAGFVSTGGAVRALYGMAANGYLPGRFLELSDTRVPKWSLLMMFLVGALYLLPFPTWQSIVAFSTAARVLSYVVVGGVTAHALRRVAPDLNRPFRLSAMSVLAPAATAAASLIVYWSGFRVVSELSIVVLAGLPIYFGYYAHRRLKAGLGPSFLAGLGEAAAASLAFAYLYAATGGLGRPDDAALWAYVAVTAATAYGSVAIAYGLGAEPLRTELRAGLWLPAYVIVITALSYYGVFGPRGLIPFPWDTVIAVVVTLAFHYWAVLSAFRTKAIDQALGRA; translated from the coding sequence ATGGCTGAGGACCTGGGCCTTAAGGCTGACGGGGAGCTGAGGAGGGCGCTGGACAGGAGGCACCTCCTCTTCATCTCAATGGGCGAGGCCATAGGGGCCAGCTGGCTCTTCGCCCCCCTCTACGCCGCCTCATACGCAGGGGGCGCTGCCCTGCTGGCGTGGCTAATAGCGGGCGCCCTCGTGCTACTCATAGCCTTCACCAACGCTGAGGTAGCCTCGGCAATACCTAAGTCAGGGGGCCTCGTTAGGTACCCACACTACGCCTTCGGCGGGTTCGTCGGCTTCATCACGGCGTGGGCCTACCTGCTCTCCAAGGTCGCCGTGCCCTCAGCTGGGGCCCTTACAGCCACGCGGTACCTCTCCTTCTTCTTCCCGCAGCTTTACAACGCTACTACCGGCAAGCTAACCCCCCTGGGCTACCTCGTGGCCTACCTGTTCCTGGCGCTCTTCGTCTACATCAACTACGTGGGCGTTGCCGTCGTGGGTGAGACAGTCTACTGGATCGGCTGGCTGAAGCTCGCAGTACTCACGCTTACGGCCGCGGCCATGATAGCCCTCGCCTTCGTCCCCTCCAACTTCACGGCTGGAGGGGGCTTCGTGCCCACGGGCGGCACCGCCCCCTACACAGGCTGGGCGGCCGTCTTCTACGCGATACCCTCCGCTGGGGTCGCGTTCGCCTACCTGGGCTTCAGGCAGGCCATAGAGTACGGGGGTGAGGGCAAGGACCCAAGCAGGGACGTGCCCTTCGCCGTTATCATGGCCATACTGATAGCCATGTCCATGTACGTCCTGCTCCAGGTGGCCTTCATAGGGGCCATACACTGGAACGTCATAGGAGTTAACGAGGGCGCCTGGTCTGCCCTTAGGAAGTCCATCTCGAAGGCGCCCCTGCTCCAGCTCTTCGAGTCCCTTAAGTACGTAGTCCCGGGCATGGTCGCCTTCATAACTACGTGGCTTGCCGTCATAATGGTCGGCGCGGTCCTCTCGCAGGCCGGCGCCGGCTTCGTGTCGACGGGCGGCGCGGTGAGGGCCCTCTACGGCATGGCTGCCAACGGCTACCTGCCGGGGCGGTTCCTCGAGCTGAGCGATACGAGGGTGCCTAAGTGGTCGCTCCTCATGATGTTCTTAGTTGGCGCCCTCTACCTGCTGCCCTTCCCCACGTGGCAGTCCATAGTGGCCTTCTCGACGGCCGCCAGGGTGCTCTCCTACGTTGTGGTCGGGGGCGTCACGGCGCACGCGCTGAGGCGGGTGGCCCCTGACCTCAACAGGCCCTTCAGGCTAAGCGCCATGTCGGTGCTGGCCCCAGCGGCCACGGCGGCCGCCTCACTGATAGTCTACTGGTCAGGCTTCCGCGTGGTCTCAGAGCTCTCCATCGTCGTCCTCGCCGGGCTGCCCATCTACTTCGGCTACTACGCCCACAGGAGGCTTAAGGCGGGCCTGGGGCCCTCGTTCCTGGCAGGCCTGGGCGAGGCGGCAGCGGCCTCCCTGGCCTTCGCGTACCTCTACGCCGCCACGGGGGGCCTCGGCAGGCCTGACGACGCGGCCCTCTGGGCCTACGTCGCCGTGACCGCCGCCACGGCCTACGGCAGCGTGGCCATTGCTTACGGGCTGGGCGCGGAACCCCTGAGGACAGAGCTCAGGGCGGGCCTGTGGCTGCCGGCCTACGTCATAGTGATAACGGCGCTCTCCTACTACGGGGTGTTCGGGCCGCGCGGCCTCATACCGTTCCCGTGGGACACAGTGATAGCAGTAGTCGTGACGCTTGCCTTCCACTACTGGGCAGTCCTCAGCGCCTTCAGGACTAAGGCAATAGACCAGGCGCTGGGAAGGGCCTAG
- a CDS encoding prenyltransferase, whose amino-acid sequence MSDGALERVRAWANVIRVKFFAAGIPPVILGFALAYYLEGLFSPLLFALTMLGIIAAMIGSYTFNEYFDFRSGVDLVVDEMHVTPFNSGSRVLPSGLLNPERVFQAGLAAAAATAAVGLYLALARGSLVLLLTAVGLVAALGYTAPPLKFAYRGLGELMIGLSFGPLITLGSYLVQTGRLGVTAVLASLVPGLLITAVIWINEFPDYEADRAVGKRNMVARLGKRRALLVYPWLFALGYAVVVAGVALRLFPVYALLALLTTPMAVRAVANARRNMDSPKGLVPSMSGTIAVFVLSTLLLSLGLAMARWI is encoded by the coding sequence ATGAGCGACGGTGCCCTTGAGAGGGTCCGCGCCTGGGCTAACGTTATAAGGGTCAAGTTCTTTGCGGCCGGCATACCGCCCGTGATCCTCGGCTTCGCCCTGGCCTACTACCTTGAAGGGTTGTTCAGCCCGCTCCTCTTCGCGCTCACAATGCTTGGCATAATAGCAGCCATGATAGGGTCCTACACCTTCAACGAGTACTTTGACTTCAGGAGCGGCGTCGACCTCGTAGTTGATGAGATGCACGTGACCCCCTTCAACTCCGGCAGCAGGGTCCTGCCATCAGGTCTGCTGAACCCGGAGAGGGTCTTCCAGGCGGGCCTGGCCGCCGCAGCGGCAACGGCCGCCGTGGGGCTCTACCTGGCCTTGGCCAGGGGGTCGCTGGTACTCCTCCTAACGGCCGTGGGGCTCGTGGCGGCCCTCGGCTATACGGCGCCTCCCCTCAAGTTCGCCTACCGGGGCCTCGGCGAGCTCATGATAGGGCTGAGCTTCGGCCCCCTGATAACGCTGGGCAGCTACCTCGTCCAGACGGGGCGCTTGGGGGTTACTGCAGTCCTGGCGTCGCTGGTCCCGGGCCTCCTGATCACGGCGGTCATCTGGATAAACGAGTTCCCTGACTACGAGGCCGACAGGGCCGTGGGCAAGAGGAACATGGTGGCGAGGCTCGGCAAGAGGAGGGCCTTGCTGGTCTATCCCTGGCTCTTCGCCCTGGGCTACGCTGTCGTCGTGGCAGGGGTCGCCCTGAGGCTCTTCCCCGTCTACGCCCTGCTCGCCCTGCTCACGACCCCCATGGCTGTGAGGGCGGTCGCGAACGCCAGGAGGAACATGGACAGCCCTAAGGGGCTGGTCCCGTCAATGAGCGGAACTATAGCGGTCTTCGTGCTGTCAACGCTCCTCCTGTCTCTCGGCCTCGCGATGGCGAGGTGGATCTAA
- a CDS encoding radical SAM protein, with amino-acid sequence MGVKEPHVRPFYDPPSLVLRQVASLMAFKRLTGWPGLDRWLPKAGLMLRTAAGALGFGCFGMPIHPVYEVTAACNLRCIHCHARGGRPLPDELDTEGAKDVIRKLAEVPEFRTLVFSGGEPLVRPDIYELIAYAKRLGFSVLIATNATLITKAVARRLRDLGVEGIAASIDFVDPRQHDQYRGVPGAFKRALEGIENAADEGLYIHINITLSKLNLNQLEDLIRLADRLGAYVVFLYQLLPAGRGEALRKLLLSREELLQVMERVKRIQREVKPVIIPVGLPEYFAYLVKDSPALRVYSNFLRGCSAGGGMFYVKPNGDVWPCAFVPIKAGNLRSQSALEIWRNSPVFRALRDRDNLKGPCSTCRFRDVCGGCRARAFALTGDLFASDPMCPLVNVRAEEAAQGRAAAAIGP; translated from the coding sequence ATGGGGGTTAAGGAGCCCCACGTGAGGCCCTTCTACGATCCCCCCTCGCTTGTGCTGAGGCAGGTAGCGAGCCTCATGGCCTTTAAGAGGCTGACCGGCTGGCCTGGCCTTGACAGGTGGCTCCCTAAGGCAGGGCTCATGCTGAGGACCGCTGCTGGGGCCCTCGGCTTCGGCTGCTTCGGCATGCCAATTCACCCGGTCTACGAGGTGACCGCCGCCTGCAACCTGAGGTGCATACACTGTCACGCCAGGGGAGGAAGGCCCCTCCCTGACGAGCTCGACACGGAGGGGGCGAAGGACGTCATAAGGAAGCTCGCTGAGGTGCCGGAGTTCCGCACCCTCGTCTTCAGTGGAGGGGAGCCCCTGGTGAGGCCTGACATATATGAGCTCATAGCCTACGCCAAGAGGCTCGGCTTCAGCGTCCTAATAGCCACCAACGCCACGCTCATAACTAAGGCCGTCGCGAGGAGGCTGAGGGACCTCGGGGTAGAGGGGATAGCGGCGAGCATTGACTTTGTGGACCCCAGGCAGCACGACCAGTACCGCGGCGTCCCGGGGGCCTTCAAAAGGGCCCTGGAGGGGATAGAGAACGCGGCCGACGAGGGGCTCTACATTCACATAAACATAACGCTCTCGAAGCTTAACCTCAACCAGCTGGAGGACCTGATAAGGCTCGCCGACAGGCTCGGCGCCTACGTGGTCTTCCTCTACCAGCTGCTGCCAGCGGGGAGGGGCGAGGCCCTGAGGAAGCTGCTGCTCAGCCGCGAGGAGCTCCTCCAGGTGATGGAGAGGGTTAAGAGGATACAGAGGGAGGTAAAGCCGGTCATCATACCGGTGGGGCTGCCGGAGTACTTTGCCTACCTGGTGAAGGACTCCCCAGCGCTGAGGGTGTACTCCAACTTCCTCAGGGGGTGCAGCGCGGGCGGCGGGATGTTCTACGTAAAGCCGAACGGCGACGTCTGGCCGTGCGCTTTCGTGCCCATAAAGGCGGGGAACCTGCGCAGCCAGTCAGCACTGGAGATATGGAGGAATAGCCCCGTCTTCAGGGCGCTCAGGGACAGGGACAACCTGAAGGGGCCCTGCTCCACCTGCAGGTTCAGGGACGTCTGCGGCGGCTGCAGGGCGAGGGCGTTTGCGCTGACCGGCGACCTGTTCGCCTCAGACCCCATGTGCCCCCTCGTGAACGTCAGGGCTGAGGAGGCCGCGCAGGGCAGAGCGGCTGCCGCCATCGGCCCATAG
- a CDS encoding ATP-binding protein yields the protein MLVSALRAERLTLVTGLRRTGKTSLLRVALGEAGITHLYVDVRLSLYAGYRDIAEVFARSLEDLLRREPSLADRLREALRGLGGLEVSLGPPSVRVTFRGRGRLSLPDLFTRLNDLGEPIVVAVDEAQELRKANWLRFDRLFAYAYDGLPNVRLVLTGSQFGLLYDFLGLEDPRAPLFGRAFREVRTRRLSPDEALDFLERGFSEAGVRCPGDLMEKAVDAFDGIIGWLTYFGHLYVTGGLRDLDDVIRAASSLALEELRNLISSLRSPRYAVILRALAEGRAPGRP from the coding sequence GTGCTGGTAAGCGCCCTGAGGGCCGAGAGGCTCACCCTGGTCACCGGCCTCAGGAGGACCGGCAAGACGTCCCTCCTAAGGGTGGCCCTGGGCGAGGCCGGCATTACCCACCTCTACGTTGACGTTAGGCTAAGCCTCTACGCGGGCTACAGGGACATAGCTGAGGTCTTCGCCAGGTCCCTCGAGGACCTACTCAGGAGGGAGCCCTCCCTTGCCGACAGGCTGAGGGAGGCCCTCAGGGGCCTGGGCGGCCTCGAGGTCTCCCTGGGCCCACCAAGCGTCAGGGTGACCTTCAGGGGGAGGGGGAGGCTGAGCCTCCCGGACCTCTTCACCAGGCTTAACGACCTGGGCGAGCCCATAGTGGTAGCAGTTGACGAGGCCCAGGAGCTCAGGAAGGCTAACTGGCTGAGGTTCGACAGGCTGTTCGCCTACGCCTACGACGGCCTGCCCAACGTAAGGCTTGTCCTCACAGGCTCCCAGTTCGGCCTCCTCTACGACTTCCTTGGCCTCGAGGACCCGCGGGCCCCCCTCTTCGGCAGGGCGTTCCGGGAGGTGAGAACCAGGAGGCTGAGCCCTGACGAGGCCCTCGACTTCCTTGAGAGGGGGTTCAGCGAGGCAGGCGTGAGGTGCCCAGGGGACCTCATGGAGAAAGCGGTTGACGCCTTCGACGGCATAATAGGCTGGCTCACCTACTTCGGGCACCTCTACGTAACCGGCGGCCTGAGGGACCTCGATGACGTTATTAGGGCGGCCTCATCGCTCGCCCTGGAGGAGCTCAGGAACCTCATCTCATCGCTCAGGAGCCCGAGGTACGCGGTGATACTGAGGGCCCTCGCGGAGGGCAGGGCCCCTGGGCGGCCATAA
- a CDS encoding AAA family ATPase: MALGQPSGWFIYRPPFNGFDDLRKVVDWLKGLKGTPYICVFPGSPEHWYWSLRYSLEGEPGYVLWGDKATEGKGSLDDVFGFPFKNLVQAYEEGHLKIEKSVIKGLKEDLGQVKPAIGLFYAADISQYLGFGLVTDVTLDAYRNFRGWSEDKGAWLLRWRTRVLWLDSVVEDLLRRTSNYKDFENGLKDRLKKDNLKLAEDLSNLRFKRENLCFKKEEISEEAWGKLRQIISDSREVERIVKLYSEVVQSPPIVRVPGPAVKREGCTPRALDASSYNKAMDEVRKELYLDDGTAKRFVAAASLGNVLLVGPPGVGKTSLAIRFAKALTGCDPMVKVANALWFRRDVIGGETLENGNVGWRSGFIIEAYNRTAEALERLGNRDFLVFLVIDELNRADVDKAFGDFFAMFLSPYPEEWHVPEELVDEVRAYSHRDKEAEDFLNHYGKHGDEPLRHIRIVATMNLADVRNLFMVGEALTRRFTVIEVLCPGGDKDLDKLLSDGLEELGKALPGLKDRIKSLVSCVRGKVNDKGLCIPPSAVKAALKLLSKDYSMNPGGVSSDSVLKDFAGYLQLSMGLVIGEERKNTLRNTVNECLGQGRQQI; encoded by the coding sequence TTGGCCTTAGGCCAACCCTCAGGCTGGTTCATCTACAGGCCTCCCTTCAACGGATTCGATGACCTCAGGAAGGTCGTGGACTGGCTTAAGGGCCTTAAGGGGACGCCGTACATCTGCGTCTTCCCAGGGTCCCCTGAGCACTGGTACTGGTCCCTGAGGTACTCGCTTGAGGGGGAGCCCGGCTACGTCCTGTGGGGCGACAAGGCTACCGAGGGGAAAGGGTCCCTAGACGACGTTTTCGGCTTTCCCTTCAAGAACCTTGTTCAAGCTTACGAGGAAGGTCACCTCAAAATAGAGAAGAGTGTCATCAAAGGTCTGAAGGAGGACCTAGGCCAGGTGAAGCCTGCGATAGGCCTCTTCTATGCGGCGGATATCTCTCAGTACCTCGGCTTTGGCCTTGTAACCGACGTAACGCTTGACGCCTACAGGAACTTCAGGGGCTGGAGCGAGGACAAGGGCGCCTGGCTCCTGAGGTGGAGGACGAGGGTCCTCTGGCTCGATAGCGTTGTTGAGGACCTGCTCAGGAGGACCAGCAACTATAAGGACTTTGAGAATGGGCTAAAGGACAGGCTAAAGAAAGACAACCTTAAGCTCGCTGAGGACCTTAGCAACTTGCGTTTCAAGAGGGAAAATCTGTGCTTCAAAAAAGAGGAAATCAGCGAGGAGGCATGGGGTAAGCTCAGACAAATAATCAGTGATAGCAGAGAGGTTGAGAGGATCGTTAAGCTTTACAGCGAGGTAGTGCAGTCGCCTCCTATTGTACGGGTCCCTGGGCCTGCTGTTAAGCGTGAGGGGTGCACCCCAAGGGCCCTGGACGCCAGCTCATACAACAAGGCCATGGATGAGGTCAGGAAGGAGCTTTACCTCGATGATGGCACTGCCAAGAGGTTCGTTGCGGCCGCCTCGCTTGGCAACGTGCTCCTGGTGGGCCCGCCCGGCGTCGGCAAGACCAGCCTGGCCATCCGCTTCGCCAAGGCGCTCACGGGCTGCGACCCCATGGTTAAGGTCGCCAACGCCCTCTGGTTCAGGAGGGACGTGATAGGCGGCGAGACGTTAGAGAACGGCAATGTAGGGTGGAGGTCAGGCTTCATAATAGAGGCCTACAACAGGACCGCGGAGGCCCTTGAGAGGCTGGGCAACAGGGACTTCCTGGTGTTCCTTGTAATTGATGAGCTCAACAGGGCTGACGTGGACAAGGCCTTCGGCGACTTCTTCGCCATGTTCCTATCGCCGTACCCTGAGGAGTGGCACGTACCTGAGGAGCTGGTCGATGAGGTAAGGGCGTACAGCCACAGGGACAAGGAGGCTGAGGACTTCCTAAACCACTATGGAAAGCACGGGGATGAGCCCCTCAGGCACATAAGGATAGTGGCAACCATGAACCTAGCCGACGTCAGGAACCTCTTCATGGTCGGCGAGGCCCTCACCAGGAGGTTCACGGTGATAGAGGTGCTCTGCCCAGGAGGCGATAAGGACCTGGACAAACTGTTGAGTGATGGCCTAGAGGAGCTGGGCAAGGCCCTGCCAGGCCTTAAGGACAGAATAAAGTCGCTAGTGTCCTGCGTCCGCGGGAAGGTTAATGATAAGGGGCTCTGCATACCGCCAAGCGCTGTCAAGGCGGCCCTGAAGCTCCTCTCGAAGGACTACAGCATGAACCCAGGAGGAGTCAGCTCGGACTCCGTCCTAAAGGACTTCGCTGGCTACCTGCAGCTCTCCATGGGCCTAGTGATCGGTGAGGAGAGGAAGAATACGCTTAGGAACACCGTAAATGAGTGCCTTGGGCAGGGCAGGCAACAGATATGA